In Amaranthus tricolor cultivar Red isolate AtriRed21 chromosome 3, ASM2621246v1, whole genome shotgun sequence, a single window of DNA contains:
- the LOC130808460 gene encoding alkane hydroxylase MAH1-like, with translation MEYIEITLIIIILIIIPSSLILFWYLNEGNKNGFPTNWPIVGMLPALVKNLDRFHLACIEILEKSNLTFEFMGPWFSNVNFLCTLHPANVHYVMNENFSNYPKGNKFRDIFDFLGDGIFNADFQLWEYHRRIILFFIRHQNFHRFLVNKTWDKLQNGLIPVFDHAAKHAIHIDLQNLFARFVFDAGCTIFMDYDPMTLSTDFPKTPVTDSLNDISSVIFRRHALPSMIWKFQRWVNIGEERKYKKALKTLDDFIYKCIAFKKKEITKKDKNNNNKVSLDLLALYMKEEKGDKFVRDAVLTIFLAGQDGILITLTWFFYLLSINPQVKSKIKKELHNAKPINWENSQELNSKLVYLHASFCEALRLYAPIAFQAKVPIKPDILPSGHHVNPNMQIIIDVYAMGRMKSIWGDDCNEFKPERWITEQGKIKYEASHKFFVFNAGPRTCVGREMAFTQMKLVAATIIQNYEIAPVEGHNVVPDMCNIFFRAKYGFKVRIFRSSE, from the exons atggaatatatagaaataaccctgataatcataatattaataatcatccCCTCCTCCTTAATCCTGTTTTGGTACTTAAATGAAGGCAACAAAAATGGATTCCCAACAAACTGGCCAATTGTTGGAATGTTACCAGCACTTGTGAAAAATCTGGATAGATTTCACTTAGCATGCATTGAAATacttgaaaaatcaaatcttacATTTGAATTTATGGGTCCATGGTTTTCTAACGTCAACTTTTTATGTACACTTCATCCTGCCAATGTTCATTATGTAATGAATGAAAACTTCTCAAATTATCCGAAAGGTAACAAATTTCGGGATATCTTTGATTTTCTTGGTGATGGCATTTTTAATGCTGATTTTCAGCTTTGGGAATATCATCGTCGAatcattcttttttttattcgaCATCAAAATTTCCATCGTTTTCTTGTGAATAAGACTTGGGATAAGTTGCAAAATGGACTTATTCCTGTCTTTGATCATGCTGCTAAACATGCTATCCATATCGACTTGCAAAATTTGTTTGCCag GTTTGTGTTTGATGCTGGATGTACCATATTTATGGACTATGATCCAATGACTTTATCAACTGATTTTCCTAAAACTCCGGTGACCGACTCGTTAAACGACATCTCCAGTGTAATCTTCCGTCGACATGCATTGCCTTCCATGATTTGGAAATTCCAAAGATGGGTTAATATAGGAGAAGAAAGAAAGTACAAGAAAGCTTTGAAAACCCtagatgattttatttacaaatgtATTGCTttcaagaaaaaagaaataaccaaaaaagataaaaataataataataaggtaaGTCTTGATCTTTTAGCATTATATatgaaagaagaaaaaggagaTAAATTTGTTAGGGATGCAGTTTTAACAATTTTCTTAGCAGGACAAGATGGTATTCTTATAACATTAACTTGGTTTTTTTACCTTCTTTCTATTAACCCACAAGTAAAAAGTAAAATCAAGAAGGAATTACATAATGCAAAGCCAATAAATTGGGAAAATTCCCAAGAATTAAATTCTAAACTTGTTTATCTTCATGCTTCATTTTGTGAAGCTTTAAGATTATATGCACCAATTGCTTTTCAAGCAAAGGTGCCTATTAAGCCAGATATACTCCCTAGTGGTCACCATGTGAATCCGAATATGCAAATAATAATTGATGTCTACGCGATGGGAAGGATGAAATCGATCTGGGGAGACGATTGTAATGAGTTTAAGCCCGAGAGATGGATAACTGAACAAGGGAAGATTAAATACGAGGCATCGCACAAGTTTTTTGTGTTCAACGCAGGGCCGAGGACCTGCGTTGGTAGAGAGATGGCGTTTACACAGATGAAGCTTGTTGCAGCGACTATAATACAGAATTATGAGATTGCACCAGTTGAAGGACATAATGTTGTTCCTGATATGTGTAATATATTCTTTAGGGCTAAGTATGGCTTTAAGGTTAGGATATTTAGGTCTTCTGAATAA
- the LOC130808461 gene encoding uncharacterized protein LOC130808461, with the protein MKGISTSSDTNVINVAMSRIDSGRDLVHEKLNNAMQFQKTQHEQKLRFQTWKLLTKKEVKNITLTDEEIAYLEEIREEFIIEEQEDFIIQFAIQKHIESTSSRKPAQKKKRKFIDRKRGDAKERLMNDYFVERPLHPESMFRRVTTTNPYFQQRPNALGELGASPIQKCITALRMFAYGTRADSVDEYIKIGESTARSCLLHFAQNCPRGWKGLYQRRNKHATIILEVVASDDLWSWHAFFGTPGTCNDITVLRKSPIFDDIYQGKAPEVTYKVNGNTYNKGYYLTDDALFTRCQESVRKDVERAFGVLQARFAIIQRPSLIWDQDLIWEIMLACIILHNVIIEDEHDTYRNYKDTTEFEQDNIQYVAEPSSQPRNTTYQV; encoded by the exons ATGAAGGGGATTTCCACTTCCTCAGATACGAATGTGATAAATGTCGCTATGAGTAGGATTGATAGTGGAAGAGACTTGGTTCATGAGAAATTAAACAATGCTATGCAATTTCAAAAGACACAACATGAGCAAAAGTTAAGGTTTCAAACGTGGAAGTTACTTACGAAAAAAGAGGTGAAAAATATCACTCTTACTGACGAGGAAATCGCATATCTAGAGGAGATTAGGGAGGAGTTT ATTATAGAGGAACAAGAAGATTTTATAATCCAATTCGCTATCCAAAAGCATATTGAATCAACGTCCAGTAGGAAACCTGCTCAAAAAAAGAAGAGGAAGTTCATAGATCGTAAACGTGGGGATGCCAAGGAAAGGCTTATGAATGACTACTTTGTTGAGCGTCCACTGCATCCAGAATCTATGTTCCGAC GTGTTACAACTACAAATCCATACTTTCAACAACGACCAAATGCGCTTGGGGAACTAGGCGCGTCTCCTATACAAAAATGTATTACTGCATTAAGGATGTTCGCATATGGAACACGTGCTGATTCAGTTGATGAGTACATAAAGATTGGGGAAAGCACTGCAAGAAGTTGTCTTCTCCATTTTGCCCAA AATTGCCCAAGAGGTTGGAAAGGGTTGTATCAAAGAAGAAATAAGCATGCAACAATCATCTTAGAAGTTGTGGCCTCTGATGACTTGTGGAGTTGGCATGCTTTTTTTGGAACGCCTGGGACTTGCAATGACATAACTGTCTTGAGAAAGTCTCCTATTTTTGATGATATTTATCAAGGTAAAGCTCCTGAGGTAACTTATAAGGTAAATGGGAACACATACAATAAGGGTTACTACCTCACAGATG ATGCGTTGTTTACAAGATGCCAAGAGTCAGTTAGGAAAGATGTTGAACGTGCATTTGGAGTTTTACAAGCACGATTTGCAATCATACAAAGACCATCTCTTATTTGGGATCAAGATTTAATATGGGAAATAATGTTGGCATGTATCATTCTTCACAATGTGATTATTGAAGATGAACATGATACATACAGAAATTATAAGGACACAACTGAATTCGAACAAGATAATATTCAATATGTTGCTGAACCATCTTCCCAACCACGCAATACAACTTACCAAGTTTGA